From the Paenibacillus sp. FSL H8-0548 genome, one window contains:
- a CDS encoding helix-turn-helix domain-containing protein, with protein MNLNPEDWPFDDLHMQWHGLASKSYDLNTTNRTLNIDMYTLWIIYRGSGAIVVERQPIALRESHCVLFAPGASIEFAVGREKTLQVFSLTFAAGKLGGHHEGEENIFSYFQNRAVAVTPFSPLLTILETLTASKEASTGLEKFRRSILMQEVLYTFLDRACTGMPSNSKEAVEYTISYIQEHYDRKLTIKDLSAMAEIGPRQYSHIFKQMTGISPMDYVYRVRMEQAKKLLLTSGRDMLSIANQVGFRDEFYFSRRFKQQVGISPTFYVKNTKLRVIGLLYTSHLLALGVTPIGAPDYHIQQNEYVHPYLSSMSSFAWDPYDLDEIKQMKPDIILGYEHMTPGEYEQFSAIAEVVRVTWQSQDVYQQLGNVSTVIDKRQQGRDWLEVHEEKVAVIRERKRALLGVRETCAALVIDKDSFRVAGDRNMGHVLYRALRWKPHPLVQHIIDDYNGSNVFSDALAFEDIYRYDADRLFVMVNIRDASAEAGFRKLQNTEAWQSLKAVRSGNVHVVSFDRWWMYSPLAVEGQLQDIERWIHL; from the coding sequence ATGAACTTGAATCCAGAGGACTGGCCCTTCGACGATTTACATATGCAATGGCACGGCTTGGCGAGCAAAAGCTATGACCTGAACACTACAAACAGGACACTTAATATCGATATGTATACGCTGTGGATCATCTACCGAGGGTCAGGCGCAATCGTAGTGGAAAGACAGCCGATTGCGCTTCGGGAAAGCCACTGCGTGTTATTCGCTCCTGGAGCGAGCATTGAATTCGCAGTGGGGCGGGAGAAGACCTTGCAGGTCTTCTCCTTGACCTTTGCTGCCGGCAAGCTCGGTGGACATCATGAAGGGGAAGAAAACATATTTTCCTATTTTCAAAACCGAGCTGTAGCAGTTACGCCATTCTCTCCCTTGCTCACTATATTGGAAACTCTCACTGCAAGTAAGGAAGCTAGTACTGGATTAGAGAAGTTCAGGAGAAGTATTCTTATGCAAGAGGTGTTGTATACGTTTCTAGACAGGGCATGTACGGGAATGCCCTCGAATTCAAAGGAAGCTGTAGAGTATACGATTTCCTACATACAGGAGCATTATGATCGCAAGCTTACTATAAAGGATTTGTCTGCTATGGCGGAGATTGGACCGCGGCAGTACTCTCATATTTTCAAGCAAATGACAGGTATAAGTCCCATGGATTATGTCTACAGGGTGCGAATGGAACAAGCTAAGAAGCTTCTGCTCACCTCGGGGCGTGATATGCTTTCCATCGCTAATCAAGTCGGATTCCGGGATGAGTTTTATTTTAGCCGTAGATTTAAACAGCAAGTGGGCATTTCACCAACGTTTTATGTGAAGAATACGAAGCTTCGCGTCATTGGCCTTCTCTATACTTCGCATCTGCTCGCTCTTGGTGTGACACCGATTGGCGCGCCGGACTATCATATTCAGCAGAACGAGTATGTGCACCCTTATCTCTCTTCGATGAGTTCTTTTGCATGGGACCCTTATGATCTCGATGAGATTAAGCAGATGAAACCGGATATTATTTTAGGCTACGAGCATATGACTCCAGGTGAATATGAACAGTTTTCAGCAATCGCTGAAGTCGTTCGCGTGACTTGGCAGTCCCAGGACGTCTATCAGCAGCTTGGCAACGTATCCACTGTAATAGACAAGCGACAGCAAGGGCGAGACTGGCTGGAGGTTCATGAGGAAAAAGTGGCAGTTATTCGTGAGCGTAAGCGGGCGTTGCTTGGAGTTCGCGAGACATGCGCGGCGCTTGTCATTGACAAGGACTCTTTCCGTGTAGCCGGTGATCGCAATATGGGGCATGTCTTATATCGCGCCTTGCGGTGGAAACCGCATCCCCTCGTTCAGCATATTATTGACGACTATAATGGCAGCAACGTATTCTCGGATGCACTGGCTTTCGAAGACATTTATCGTTATGATGCGGATCGGCTGTTTGTCATGGTAAACATAAGAGACGCTAGCGCTGAGGCTGGATTTCGCAAGCTCCAGAACACGGAGGCATGGCAAAGCTTAAAGGCGGTTCGCAGCGGCAACGTACATGTGGTTTCTTTTGACAGATGGTGGATGTACTCTCCACTCGCGGTGGAGGGGCAGCTGCAAGATATTGAGAGATGGATTCATTTATAG
- a CDS encoding carbohydrate ABC transporter permease, protein MSRLANKSSLTWQYTVVIIAMLLFLFPVVWMFLTSLKNQTDAFTTIPKWTFPATLDNYKAVLLERDFLLYLGNSLIVAGVSTVFAVILGSGIAYPYARYKLKGAKDVLTWILTLRIIPPIVTILPIYLLFSKIGLLDSYTGLILMYTFMNIPLTTWLLYGFFKDVPGEIEESALVDGCNRFTAFFRVIFPIIGPGLISAGLLSFIFAWNEFLFANILSGPNVRTAPVGLNEYATPVSVLWGQIAAAGTLIIVPIAIITLILQRKMVSGLTMGAVKG, encoded by the coding sequence AATAAATCCTCGTTGACCTGGCAGTACACCGTAGTAATTATAGCCATGCTTCTGTTCCTATTCCCAGTAGTATGGATGTTTTTAACCTCCTTGAAAAACCAGACCGATGCGTTCACGACTATTCCGAAATGGACATTTCCGGCTACCTTAGATAACTATAAAGCTGTTTTGCTTGAGAGGGATTTCCTTCTATATTTGGGGAATAGCTTGATCGTGGCGGGTGTTTCCACGGTGTTTGCCGTCATTTTGGGAAGCGGCATCGCTTATCCTTATGCTCGCTATAAGCTAAAGGGCGCCAAGGACGTGCTAACCTGGATTTTGACGCTTAGAATCATTCCGCCAATCGTCACGATTCTACCAATCTATCTTTTATTTTCCAAGATCGGTTTGCTGGATTCGTATACGGGCTTGATACTCATGTATACCTTTATGAATATCCCGCTCACGACCTGGCTTCTGTACGGATTTTTCAAAGATGTGCCGGGTGAGATCGAGGAATCTGCGCTCGTGGACGGATGCAACCGATTTACGGCCTTCTTCCGTGTTATTTTCCCGATTATCGGACCAGGTTTGATTTCCGCCGGCCTGCTCTCTTTTATATTTGCATGGAACGAATTTTTGTTTGCCAACATTTTGTCAGGCCCGAATGTTCGGACGGCTCCTGTCGGATTAAATGAATATGCGACGCCGGTCAGCGTGCTTTGGGGTCAAATCGCGGCTGCGGGAACCTTGATCATTGTACCAATTGCCATTATAACACTGATCTTGCAGCGTAAGATGGTCAGCGGCTTAACAATGGGAGCCGTAAAAGGCTAA
- a CDS encoding DUF1801 domain-containing protein — MNQDVTDFIEAVKEPWQGELCSQLREVVHGAIPGVQERVQYKKPHFLKNGKYAAVISTSKDAVSFTIFNASELSLPEGLFEGPPERKTIKLKKGHTVDHEQLSSLVVQAASTI, encoded by the coding sequence ATGAATCAAGACGTAACTGATTTTATTGAAGCGGTAAAAGAACCTTGGCAGGGGGAGCTCTGCTCCCAGCTGCGAGAGGTTGTCCACGGGGCGATTCCAGGTGTTCAGGAACGTGTACAATACAAGAAACCACATTTTCTGAAAAATGGAAAATACGCAGCCGTTATATCAACCTCGAAAGACGCAGTAAGTTTTACCATTTTTAATGCCAGCGAGCTATCGTTACCGGAAGGATTATTCGAGGGCCCTCCCGAAAGAAAAACGATTAAGCTGAAAAAAGGGCATACGGTCGATCATGAGCAACTGTCGTCTCTGGTAGTCCAAGCAGCTTCGACCATTTAA
- a CDS encoding ABC transporter substrate-binding protein encodes MSTRLKNRGLVISICMLLCMLAIAGCGNNTTKEEQGTETAAPQTKSFEDSIGVKEIPINPKRIFSISATTQLLALGITPVGGLSYEIEQDYYLQSYADQIKLAGDYPPDFEAIIDLQPDLIIASSFVDAEVTEKLEKIAPVVMYPWGSNLYDQLRFIADIVDKKTEAEAWIKKHEEKVAIDKEEISKYVKPDETVAAIEIFKQTFQVAGNRNMGYVLHDLLGLKRLPEIQKQIDEKDGFMVYTEGMSFEKLPEFNADYLIVKVNDTQAGSVEYFEQMQQSEIWKSLPAVKNGKVFVVPHDKWWSYTLFSTDALLDEAVALFENQ; translated from the coding sequence ATGAGCACAAGGTTGAAAAATAGAGGACTAGTCATAAGTATTTGCATGTTGTTGTGTATGCTCGCCATCGCAGGCTGCGGCAATAATACAACGAAAGAGGAACAAGGCACAGAGACGGCAGCTCCGCAAACAAAATCGTTTGAAGATTCCATAGGCGTCAAAGAAATACCGATCAATCCGAAACGGATCTTCTCGATAAGTGCGACCACTCAGCTTCTTGCGCTTGGCATTACACCAGTAGGCGGGCTGAGTTATGAGATTGAACAGGATTATTATTTGCAAAGCTATGCGGATCAGATCAAGCTCGCTGGAGATTACCCTCCTGACTTTGAAGCTATTATCGATTTACAGCCTGATCTTATCATCGCATCATCCTTTGTAGATGCTGAGGTGACAGAGAAGCTGGAGAAAATCGCTCCGGTCGTTATGTATCCTTGGGGTTCGAATCTGTATGATCAACTCCGATTTATTGCAGATATTGTAGATAAGAAAACGGAAGCGGAAGCATGGATCAAGAAGCACGAAGAAAAAGTAGCGATCGACAAGGAAGAAATCAGTAAATATGTTAAGCCTGATGAAACGGTAGCCGCAATCGAAATTTTCAAGCAAACCTTTCAGGTTGCAGGCAATCGTAATATGGGCTATGTGCTCCATGATTTATTAGGATTGAAGAGACTGCCGGAAATCCAGAAGCAAATCGATGAGAAAGACGGCTTTATGGTCTATACGGAAGGGATGTCGTTTGAGAAGCTTCCCGAATTTAATGCAGATTACTTAATCGTGAAGGTGAATGATACACAGGCAGGCTCCGTAGAGTATTTTGAGCAAATGCAGCAATCAGAAATATGGAAAAGTTTGCCCGCGGTCAAAAATGGAAAGGTATTTGTTGTCCCTCACGACAAATGGTGGTCGTACACCTTGTTTTCTACTGATGCACTGCTTGATGAAGCGGTAGCCTTATTTGAAAACCAATAA
- a CDS encoding sugar phosphate isomerase/epimerase family protein: MFKYSATQWIFGNEPMEVSLERLKRYGYDGVELAGEPKLIDADTVNQLLEKYSLECTSICGIYTPDRDLSSSNPETRENAVQYVKDCVDLAVMVGAVTLIVVPSPVGKSKPDTTMEQEWGNVVQSLKEAGSYAQSRHIHLAIEALNRFETYLVNKLDDARKLAEEVGLPSIKIMADLFHMNIEERDHSAAIRRIAPFLVHVHIADNTREAAGLGMTNFGDVIRTLIELGYKGPITMEFLPPVANPYLVARSDKSEAGSIYDEYTKQSIDHMKHIVSSI; this comes from the coding sequence ATGTTTAAATACAGCGCAACGCAGTGGATTTTCGGCAATGAGCCGATGGAAGTGAGCCTGGAGCGCCTAAAAAGATATGGTTATGACGGCGTTGAGCTTGCCGGCGAACCGAAGCTGATCGATGCAGATACGGTAAACCAATTGCTTGAAAAATACAGCCTTGAATGCACCTCCATATGCGGAATCTATACGCCAGACCGGGACTTGTCCAGCTCGAATCCCGAAACTAGGGAAAACGCGGTGCAATATGTGAAGGATTGTGTGGATTTGGCCGTTATGGTGGGAGCAGTCACTTTGATCGTCGTTCCTTCTCCGGTCGGTAAAAGCAAGCCGGATACAACGATGGAGCAGGAATGGGGCAATGTCGTTCAGAGCCTAAAGGAAGCGGGCTCTTATGCACAAAGCCGCCACATTCATTTGGCGATTGAAGCGTTGAACCGATTCGAAACTTATCTGGTTAATAAGCTCGACGATGCAAGGAAGCTAGCCGAGGAGGTGGGTTTGCCCAGCATAAAAATTATGGCCGACCTTTTCCATATGAATATTGAAGAGAGAGACCATAGTGCAGCCATCCGCCGCATTGCTCCATTCCTCGTGCATGTGCATATCGCGGACAATACGCGAGAGGCAGCCGGCTTAGGCATGACGAATTTTGGGGATGTCATTCGAACATTAATCGAGTTAGGCTACAAAGGACCGATCACGATGGAGTTTTTGCCGCCTGTCGCTAATCCGTACTTGGTGGCAAGAAGCGATAAAAGCGAGGCTGGCTCTATTTATGATGAATACACGAAGCAGTCCATTGACCATATGAAGCATATCGTCAGCTCTATATAA
- a CDS encoding Gfo/Idh/MocA family oxidoreductase: protein MNKLRVGVIGCGAIAQRRHLPEYLARQDVEIVAVCDFSEERANEVKERFGAKYALTSTEQLLALDEVDAVSVCTPNQFHAAVSIQAMQAGKHVLCEKPMATTIGEARAMVKAAEDNGVFLMVGHNQRLMPVHQRAKEILQSGKLGKVLSFTTTFGHSGPENWSVDGAKSWFFNKDQAFVGAMGDLGVHKADLIAWLIDDPIAEVSALVGTLHKQIPIDDNAIFLLKTNSGSIGTLTASWTYYPNEVNSTVLYCEKGTLKIGADPVYGIIVNYADGVRENIEIGKMQTNDKGGQMNSGVIDHFVEGILSGDGHEINGMEGLRALEVILAGVEAAHSGQSRKVNTAS from the coding sequence ATGAACAAGCTTAGAGTAGGAGTGATCGGCTGCGGGGCGATTGCGCAGCGCCGACATCTTCCGGAGTATTTGGCAAGGCAAGATGTTGAAATTGTCGCTGTCTGCGATTTTAGCGAGGAACGGGCAAACGAGGTGAAAGAACGATTTGGGGCAAAATATGCCTTAACAAGTACAGAGCAGCTGCTTGCGTTGGATGAAGTGGATGCCGTGTCCGTTTGCACGCCGAATCAGTTTCACGCAGCGGTCTCCATTCAAGCGATGCAGGCAGGCAAGCATGTGCTGTGTGAGAAGCCAATGGCGACAACGATTGGGGAAGCAAGGGCAATGGTTAAGGCAGCCGAGGATAATGGCGTTTTTTTGATGGTCGGCCATAACCAGCGGCTGATGCCCGTTCATCAGAGAGCGAAAGAAATACTGCAGTCCGGAAAATTAGGTAAGGTATTGTCCTTTACGACCACCTTCGGGCATAGCGGGCCTGAAAATTGGAGCGTAGACGGAGCCAAAAGTTGGTTTTTTAATAAAGATCAAGCGTTTGTTGGCGCAATGGGCGATCTTGGCGTGCATAAGGCGGATCTAATTGCTTGGCTGATTGATGATCCGATTGCCGAAGTATCCGCCTTGGTAGGCACGCTGCATAAACAAATTCCGATTGACGATAACGCCATTTTTCTGTTGAAGACGAATAGTGGCTCCATCGGCACGTTGACTGCAAGCTGGACCTATTATCCGAACGAAGTAAATAGTACCGTTCTTTATTGTGAGAAAGGGACGTTGAAAATTGGAGCCGACCCAGTGTACGGTATAATTGTGAATTATGCGGATGGCGTCAGGGAAAACATCGAAATCGGAAAAATGCAGACAAACGACAAGGGTGGACAGATGAATTCCGGCGTTATCGATCATTTCGTCGAAGGCATTTTGTCAGGCGATGGTCACGAAATTAATGGAATGGAAGGCTTGCGCGCCTTGGAAGTCATTCTAGCTGGCGTCGAAGCGGCGCATTCTGGTCAGAGCCGGAAGGTGAATACGGCAAGCTAG
- a CDS encoding BlaI/MecI/CopY family transcriptional regulator: MNNLKLCESDYRFMLVVWENEPVASGQLVTLCLEKLGWKKPTTYTVLRKMIEKGLLKNEDTIVSSIIPKGQVQAYESEYFIERTFEGSLPQFLVSFFGNKTLSKKEADELKRLIDAHKEE; the protein is encoded by the coding sequence ATGAACAATTTGAAGCTTTGTGAAAGCGATTATCGCTTTATGCTGGTCGTGTGGGAGAACGAGCCGGTAGCATCGGGGCAGTTGGTAACTCTATGCTTAGAAAAGCTCGGTTGGAAGAAGCCTACCACCTATACGGTGCTTCGGAAAATGATTGAAAAAGGTCTTCTGAAAAACGAGGATACCATAGTGAGCTCCATTATTCCCAAAGGGCAAGTACAAGCCTATGAGAGCGAGTACTTTATTGAGCGGACCTTCGAGGGCTCGCTGCCGCAGTTTCTCGTTTCGTTTTTCGGAAATAAAACTCTTTCCAAGAAGGAAGCCGATGAGCTAAAGCGTTTGATTGACGCACACAAGGAGGAATGA
- a CDS encoding M56 family metallopeptidase produces METLFLKVLNMSITATYVILAVLLIRLLLKRAPKKYSYLLWTVVLFRLVCPVSFSSELSIFNINPFDMTSAQKSSDVALSYVPADVGYMEFPRVTVGIPTLNTLVSDSLPAAAPAASVNPLQIWIGLGTMIWCLGVAVLLIYSMVAYIGLRRRIATAVRLDNDIFESDNIRSPFVLGFIKPRIYIPFGLGEQERKYILQHEAYHLKKKDHLIKPIAFLVLSFHWFNPLAWLAFISMAKDMEMSCDEKVLSEIGTVNRKEYCTSLLSFAANRRFPSAGPLAFGETSVRERVMNILRFKAPKRWVAVLSAIACMAVAAACATNPTVNEAPKPKAAEGLYGSYSFEKQVYMNPLSSLYVSEGYKEYYTFTENLLIITDEAGNQRKIAIDYDRTTVDEQEFKQGFMMENMGVPDIASYKERYQYVLTSPSASPVYRLYQLDGEIWLAKIHKDTANILKSEYFWSIFKINKLEGEMPRKATIAGAQGNVDAFLALQKNFDAGYDADTVYNITPEYIKENSEYMIFKYDTSAASFLLYEGEVYPLGEWFGGFGVTSMALADLDSDGRSELYFTYSWGSGLHRSHVAYFSPAAKQIVPLDYTHMNGDMLLTDNHDGSLSLFAAAISSQSGFVNFEIAGTDFILDIVYADGHISLNPVKQE; encoded by the coding sequence ATGGAAACGCTGTTTTTAAAGGTACTTAACATGAGCATCACGGCGACTTATGTTATCCTTGCAGTGCTCCTCATCCGCTTGCTGCTCAAGAGAGCGCCGAAGAAATACTCCTATTTGTTGTGGACTGTCGTTTTGTTCCGTTTAGTCTGTCCGGTGTCTTTTTCCTCGGAGCTTAGCATCTTTAATATTAACCCCTTTGATATGACATCAGCGCAAAAGAGCAGTGACGTGGCACTGAGCTATGTCCCTGCCGATGTTGGTTATATGGAGTTTCCGAGGGTGACGGTGGGCATCCCGACCTTGAACACCTTAGTCAGCGACAGTCTGCCCGCAGCTGCTCCGGCGGCCAGCGTTAATCCTCTGCAAATATGGATAGGGCTTGGAACAATGATATGGTGTCTAGGAGTCGCGGTACTGCTGATTTACAGCATGGTCGCCTACATCGGCCTGAGGCGGCGCATAGCGACAGCAGTTCGGCTCGATAACGATATCTTTGAGTCGGACAACATTCGTTCGCCATTCGTGCTGGGCTTTATAAAACCCCGAATATACATACCCTTTGGCTTAGGTGAGCAGGAGCGCAAGTATATTTTGCAGCATGAGGCGTACCATTTGAAAAAGAAGGATCACCTGATCAAGCCGATCGCATTTCTAGTTCTTTCCTTTCACTGGTTTAATCCGCTTGCTTGGCTTGCCTTTATATCGATGGCCAAAGACATGGAGATGAGCTGCGATGAGAAGGTGTTGTCGGAAATCGGTACGGTCAATCGGAAGGAATACTGCACGTCGCTGCTCTCCTTTGCGGCAAACCGCCGCTTTCCGTCAGCAGGACCGCTTGCCTTTGGCGAGACGAGTGTCCGAGAGCGGGTGATGAATATTTTGCGCTTTAAGGCGCCAAAAAGATGGGTTGCAGTCCTCTCAGCTATTGCCTGTATGGCAGTTGCAGCCGCTTGTGCTACAAATCCAACTGTGAATGAGGCGCCGAAGCCGAAGGCGGCAGAGGGGCTGTACGGAAGCTATAGCTTTGAGAAGCAGGTTTACATGAATCCACTTAGTTCTTTGTACGTCTCTGAAGGATATAAGGAATATTATACATTTACTGAGAATTTGCTCATCATAACCGACGAAGCCGGCAATCAGCGAAAAATAGCGATCGATTATGATCGGACAACTGTGGACGAGCAGGAATTTAAGCAAGGCTTCATGATGGAGAATATGGGCGTTCCGGATATTGCCTCGTACAAAGAGCGCTATCAGTACGTATTGACCAGTCCGTCAGCATCTCCTGTCTATCGGCTCTATCAGCTGGATGGCGAGATATGGCTGGCGAAAATACACAAAGACACCGCCAATATCCTAAAGAGTGAATATTTCTGGAGCATCTTTAAAATAAATAAGCTTGAGGGGGAAATGCCGAGGAAAGCGACTATAGCTGGAGCTCAGGGCAATGTCGATGCTTTTCTAGCGCTGCAAAAGAACTTCGATGCGGGCTATGACGCGGACACAGTCTACAACATCACACCGGAATATATAAAAGAAAACTCAGAATATATGATTTTTAAATATGACACTTCTGCTGCTTCATTCCTGTTATATGAGGGGGAAGTATATCCGCTCGGTGAGTGGTTCGGCGGCTTTGGCGTGACCAGCATGGCTCTCGCTGATCTTGACAGCGATGGAAGGTCGGAATTGTATTTTACCTATTCATGGGGCTCCGGGCTTCATCGCTCTCATGTCGCTTATTTTAGCCCGGCAGCAAAACAAATCGTACCCCTTGATTATACGCATATGAACGGAGATATGCTCCTCACTGATAACCATGATGGCAGCTTGTCCCTGTTTGCAGCAGCCATATCCAGCCAAAGCGGATTTGTTAATTTCGAAATTGCGGGAACTGATTTTATTTTGGATATCGTTTATGCAGATGGGCATATCTCATTAAATCCTGTTAAGCAAGAGTAA
- a CDS encoding metalloregulator ArsR/SmtB family transcription factor produces the protein MNANVMSALAEPKRLQIVELLRESPLTVGEIAERLELRQPQASKHLRVLSEAGIVEVQAVANRRIYKLRPDPFKELDAWLESYRRMWEQRYDRLDDYLQELQSKDKGKQ, from the coding sequence ATGAATGCTAACGTTATGAGTGCCTTAGCTGAGCCTAAACGCTTGCAGATTGTTGAACTATTGCGCGAGAGTCCTCTAACGGTTGGGGAGATCGCCGAACGGCTCGAGCTGCGTCAGCCTCAAGCGTCCAAGCATTTGCGCGTCCTTAGCGAGGCCGGCATTGTTGAGGTGCAAGCAGTTGCCAACCGTCGCATTTACAAGCTGCGCCCCGATCCGTTTAAGGAATTAGACGCTTGGCTGGAATCGTACCGGCGTATGTGGGAGCAGCGATACGATCGACTGGATGACTATTTACAGGAGCTGCAAAGCAAGGACAAAGGAAAGCAATAG
- a CDS encoding DUF1697 domain-containing protein yields MVFVALLRGINVGGNNKIDMKLLKGTFAGLGLTNVVTYINTGNIIFTDSVHSATELSAMLEEAIHNDFGLTIKVMIRTLEEIKTIMDNIPDHWMNDKSMKSDVLYLWDDVNEESVLEKLIIKPEVDNVIYVKGAILWSYDKEHAGKSGMNKIIGTKLYQRVTVRNVNTARKIYELMQAAEC; encoded by the coding sequence ATGGTTTTTGTGGCATTATTGAGAGGCATTAATGTTGGCGGCAATAATAAGATAGACATGAAGCTGCTCAAGGGGACTTTTGCAGGGCTTGGCTTAACAAATGTTGTTACCTACATCAATACCGGAAATATTATTTTTACAGACAGCGTTCATTCTGCGACAGAGCTGTCTGCGATGCTGGAGGAGGCCATCCATAACGATTTTGGTCTTACTATCAAAGTAATGATCCGTACGCTGGAAGAAATTAAGACTATCATGGATAACATCCCCGATCACTGGATGAATGACAAAAGCATGAAAAGTGATGTGCTTTATTTATGGGATGATGTCAATGAGGAGTCTGTGCTTGAGAAGCTGATCATTAAACCCGAGGTCGACAATGTCATTTACGTTAAAGGCGCTATTCTTTGGTCTTACGACAAAGAACACGCTGGTAAAAGCGGCATGAACAAAATTATCGGCACCAAGCTCTACCAACGAGTGACCGTCAGGAACGTAAATACGGCTCGCAAAATTTATGAGCTGATGCAAGCCGCTGAGTGCTAA
- a CDS encoding SRPBCC domain-containing protein, whose amino-acid sequence MTNSNQANQMVTKVEGSTLILERVFQAPRELVFKAFSEAEHLKHWWGPKGWTLPVCNVDFRPGGTWHYCMKCEDKNQGDFYGMESWGKALYQEITSPKQIVFTDGFSDAEGNIAENMPVTLVTLDFVDVDGKTKLINTGKYASPEALQTVLDMGMIQGMSETLDNLDMHLDNLQKNS is encoded by the coding sequence ATGACTAATTCTAATCAGGCCAATCAAATGGTAACCAAGGTTGAAGGAAGCACGCTTATATTGGAGCGTGTTTTCCAAGCACCACGCGAGCTTGTATTTAAGGCTTTTTCGGAGGCAGAGCATTTGAAGCATTGGTGGGGGCCGAAAGGCTGGACCCTCCCCGTATGCAACGTTGATTTCCGTCCAGGTGGTACATGGCATTATTGTATGAAGTGTGAGGATAAAAATCAGGGTGATTTTTACGGCATGGAGTCGTGGGGTAAGGCGTTATATCAGGAAATTACGTCGCCTAAGCAGATCGTCTTTACGGATGGCTTCTCGGATGCGGAGGGCAATATTGCGGAAAATATGCCAGTGACGCTGGTCACACTCGATTTTGTTGATGTGGATGGTAAGACGAAGCTGATTAACACCGGAAAATATGCATCACCAGAGGCGCTGCAAACGGTGCTCGATATGGGGATGATTCAAGGCATGTCCGAAACGCTGGATAATCTGGATATGCATCTGGATAATTTACAGAAGAACAGCTAA
- a CDS encoding class I SAM-dependent methyltransferase, whose amino-acid sequence MENNSLTALVSAFSRAYHAEHNLIKIFNDTLAKQLLTNVEYENIAINMSQAIAYFHPEFVGSKEQALQKIVDHQLSPSPLDRAAFAEQALAVAVMLGARQYLIFAAGYDTFAYRKPKWATKLQIFEIDHPATAADKRRRISALHMDTPSNLHCISVDFRESDWQSRVLACPAFDPRLISFSSLLGISYYLPKDVFKHFLSTIASLVPNGNSIVFDYPDELTFTSQAGDRVHKQVMMAARAGVPMQASYSYSELEQM is encoded by the coding sequence ATGGAAAATAACAGTTTAACTGCTCTCGTCAGTGCGTTCTCAAGAGCGTATCACGCCGAGCATAATCTAATCAAAATTTTTAATGATACGCTAGCAAAACAACTTTTAACCAATGTAGAATACGAAAATATTGCTATCAATATGTCGCAGGCGATTGCGTACTTCCATCCAGAATTTGTTGGTTCAAAGGAGCAGGCTCTGCAAAAAATCGTTGATCATCAGCTGTCTCCATCTCCGCTTGACAGGGCTGCATTTGCTGAACAGGCACTTGCGGTTGCCGTCATGCTCGGTGCTAGACAATATCTTATTTTTGCCGCTGGCTACGACACCTTCGCTTACCGTAAGCCGAAGTGGGCAACGAAGCTGCAAATCTTTGAAATCGATCATCCTGCTACTGCAGCCGATAAACGCAGACGAATATCGGCCCTGCATATGGACACTCCGTCAAATCTGCATTGCATTTCAGTCGACTTTAGAGAATCGGATTGGCAAAGCCGAGTGTTGGCCTGCCCTGCATTTGACCCGAGGCTAATCAGCTTTAGCAGCTTGCTCGGAATCAGCTATTATTTGCCCAAAGATGTGTTTAAGCATTTCTTGTCTACAATTGCCTCGCTGGTGCCAAACGGCAACAGCATCGTCTTTGATTATCCTGATGAGCTGACGTTCACTTCGCAAGCAGGTGATCGGGTGCATAAGCAGGTGATGATGGCCGCACGGGCGGGCGTGCCTATGCAGGCGAGCTATTCCTATTCGGAGCTGGAGCAGATGTAG